In Bacteroidia bacterium, a single genomic region encodes these proteins:
- a CDS encoding HAMP domain-containing histidine kinase — protein sequence MKAPNIRLPYYYYIIILTGLLLTISGLLYSNSLVKILSQNEEQRVLLYAEALKFIGNIHNNNGCESEFLFNNLVRINESVPAIIANPQGIAIGDNLQLSAELTMEKRQEIVQNELTKMRLDSLNRPPIAIEFLPGKFNYIYYCESNVLVKLRYYPYIAIILVVIFGSTVFGLFFIIQRSYQNKLWVGLAKETAHQLGTPISSLMAWVELLKLEENRSEADKLALTELEQDIYRLEVIADRFSKIGSDPVLSSQKVAELISKNISYLAQRMSRDGKIQITSKLDISPEFMMPINKNLLEWVVENLVKNAVDALPAEGGKIEVSAFRKSQKLIIDVADNGKGIPSTNIKYLFRPGFTTKKRGWGLGLSLSKRIIENYHQGKIFVKHSEVGKGTTFRIILPETTNFNNNQST from the coding sequence ATGAAAGCTCCGAACATTCGGCTTCCATATTATTACTACATCATCATTTTAACGGGATTATTATTGACTATCAGTGGATTATTGTATTCTAATTCATTGGTTAAAATACTCTCACAGAACGAAGAACAACGTGTTCTGCTATATGCAGAAGCACTTAAATTTATTGGAAATATTCATAACAACAACGGCTGCGAATCAGAATTTTTGTTTAACAATTTAGTACGGATTAATGAATCCGTGCCGGCAATTATTGCAAACCCGCAAGGAATCGCTATTGGAGATAATCTGCAGCTTTCAGCAGAACTCACGATGGAAAAAAGGCAGGAAATAGTCCAAAATGAGCTAACTAAGATGCGTTTAGATTCTCTAAACCGTCCACCTATTGCCATAGAATTTTTACCCGGAAAGTTTAATTATATCTACTATTGTGAATCAAATGTTCTTGTAAAACTTCGGTATTATCCATACATAGCCATTATTTTGGTAGTTATTTTTGGTTCAACTGTCTTTGGCTTATTTTTTATCATTCAACGGAGCTATCAAAATAAGCTTTGGGTTGGGCTGGCTAAGGAAACTGCTCACCAGTTAGGCACTCCTATTTCCAGCTTGATGGCTTGGGTAGAGCTTCTGAAATTGGAAGAGAACCGCAGCGAAGCTGATAAACTCGCCTTAACCGAATTAGAGCAAGACATTTACCGGCTGGAAGTTATCGCAGATAGGTTTTCTAAGATTGGATCTGACCCTGTTTTAAGCAGCCAAAAGGTTGCTGAACTCATCAGTAAAAATATCTCTTATCTTGCTCAACGAATGTCAAGAGATGGAAAAATCCAGATAACCAGCAAGTTAGATATATCACCGGAATTTATGATGCCCATTAACAAAAACTTATTGGAATGGGTTGTCGAAAATTTGGTTAAAAATGCCGTTGATGCCTTGCCGGCAGAAGGCGGTAAAATTGAAGTATCAGCATTCCGGAAATCCCAAAAACTAATCATAGACGTTGCCGATAACGGCAAAGGAATCCCTTCCACAAATATTAAATATTTATTTCGCCCGGGCTTCACTACCAAAAAACGCGGATGGGGCTTAGGGCTAAGCCTATCAAAAAGAATTATTGAAAATTATCATCAAGGAAAAATATTTGTAAAACATTCAGAAGTCGGAAAAGGTACTACTTTTAGGATTATTTTGCCGGAAACAACTAATTTTAACAATAATCAATCTACTTAA
- the lptB gene encoding LPS export ABC transporter ATP-binding protein encodes MRLAAHQLEKKYKSRTVVNQVSVEVSQGEIVGLLGPNGAGKTTTFYMIVGLIRPDSGRITLEDTDITGFPMYKRGQLGVGYLAQEPSVFRALSVEDNIMAVLEMTSSLSRAEQKTVTEQLLEELSLTHVRKNIGNLLSGGERRRTEIARALAVNPKFILLDEPFAGVDPIAVEEIQNIVKKLISKNIGVLITDHNVHETLNITHRAYLLFEGSILKAGTAEELAADETVRKVYLGENFQLNRG; translated from the coding sequence ATGCGGTTAGCGGCACATCAGTTAGAAAAAAAATATAAATCTCGTACAGTAGTTAATCAAGTAAGTGTTGAGGTTTCGCAAGGAGAAATTGTGGGGCTGCTGGGGCCTAACGGAGCTGGAAAAACGACCACTTTTTACATGATTGTTGGCTTGATTCGGCCAGACAGTGGCCGGATTACCTTAGAGGATACCGACATTACCGGATTTCCGATGTATAAACGCGGGCAATTGGGCGTTGGGTACTTAGCCCAAGAACCTTCTGTTTTTAGGGCACTGAGCGTAGAAGACAATATCATGGCGGTTTTAGAAATGACATCTTCGCTTTCTCGGGCGGAACAAAAAACGGTTACAGAACAGCTATTAGAAGAACTTAGCTTGACCCATGTACGAAAAAATATTGGGAATTTACTTTCGGGAGGCGAGCGCAGACGCACCGAAATAGCTCGCGCATTAGCCGTGAACCCCAAGTTTATCCTATTAGACGAACCTTTTGCCGGCGTGGATCCAATCGCCGTAGAAGAAATTCAAAATATAGTTAAAAAATTGATTTCCAAAAATATAGGTGTCCTTATCACAGACCATAATGTACATGAAACCCTGAATATTACCCACAGAGCCTACTTGCTTTTTGAAGGCTCTATCCTAAAAGCCGGTACTGCCGAAGAACTCGCTGCTGACGAAACCGTTAGAAAAGTTTACCTCGGGGAAAATTTTCAGCTAAACCGTGGGTAA